In Candidatus Buchananbacteria bacterium, the DNA window AATAATCCAGGCTTCAGCCGTTACAGTATTTCGGGCAGTGACTTGGTATGAGGCGTTAGTATCGCCAAAGACGCTGGATTTACTAATATCGTTTGTGGCACTTAGGGTGCCATTCAAAAATGCATTTTTTGTGGCAGTATCGTTTTGGATTTTCCAGAGCATATCATTGATGCCAGTTTCGGCCAAATAGTAATTTTTTGTGGCTAGCGATTGGACGTTGGCAATTTTGTTTTCTGAATCGGCTGTTGAAAGCAGGTATGCTCCCACGACTAACAAACTAGTCATGACTAATGTTGACATTATCAAAACGAAGCCGCGAGGTGTGGTTTTCATATATTTCTCGGGTTAATAACAGTATCAATTTCTATCGCTTCCGTTTGTTTTTCTAAAAATAGTTCAATGGTTATATTATCGCCGCCAAAAAAATTCATGCTGGAAAAGTTTTCGCCAATAATTTTTTCTTCAAGCACTGATTGGTCGGGAGCGCCAAAGGCGTCAACATCATCCCAATAAACATAGGTTGAGGGGTCGGTATCAAAATAGTAAACGATAATTTGTTTTTTTAAATCATCACTGTCCAAAAAATATCTAATATATTGAATTTGGGAGGTGGTGTGACCGTCTTCAAATTGAATTTCGTGAGGAACGGTCAGGGGGTCGGAATCATCAGTCGGCAATATGGTGACTAGTTCTTTAGCTTGTCTGATTTCGCGTGACATTAAATCCAGAGTAATTCTGGCGTTTTGAACTAATTCAGATTTGAGGTTACTTTTTCTAAAAACCCTTTGATTTAAAATAAATGTTGAACTGACAATTAAAAGAATGAGCAGGGCAATGGTAATTGCCACCGTTAACTCAATTAGGGTTAAACCACTTCTTTTAGTTGGAATTTTTCTGTCCATTATTAATAGTCGCTAATAATATACTGAATCTCGGTTGATTTTTCTTTTAATACTACGGGGGATTGCCAAAAGACAGTGACGGTAATTTTTTTGAGTCCGACATCTGAGGCGGAGGAGTTAAAATTGTTATCAACTGTTTCAACGGTAGTTTGTCGCTGAAAATTGTATAGTGGCGAAGCCGGGTCGGATGAAACGCGATTTTTTGCTTCAATTGTCCCGGTGCTGATATCTTCATAGTTTAAAGATCGTATTTCTTCAATTTTGCTCAAGGCGATATTTGATGCCATGGTTTGGCTTTGCGAGTCACCAATAATTTTTATTCCCAGCGGGAAAAATTGCATGATGCCAAAAATCGCCACTAGCAGTATCAAAATTGCTATAGTGGATTCAATAATGGTGAATCCCGATTTACTGTTCAATAATTTCGACATAGCCAGATGGTTTTATCTCAACGGTTGAAGTTTCGTTTTTAGTATTGATTAGGACAATGTTGCCGGTTTGAGCCGCACCGCCGGTTGGGTTAAAAGTTACCGTGTTAGCGGTTAAGTTATTGATTTGGTTGATGGTTACTTCGGCAGCTATGTCAACCGTCTTAATAACCTCGTTAGTTTCCGAATTGATTATTTTATACTCGTTACTGGTTGGGTATAAGGTTAAATCGTATAGCACTTGTTCAGTAATTGCCAGCTGCTGAGTAAGTCGCAGGTTTGTTGCCAATACTCGCGCCTCGCTTCTGAGTTTGGTATTTTTTTGGTAGTTGATAAATACGGGAATAGTCACCAAAGTTATAAGACTGACGACGACAATGGTAATACTGAATTCAATTAACGTGAAACCTTTTTTCATTAGATTGCCTGACTTAAAGAGTACATTGGCATAATGATGGCTACAGCCATACCACCAACGCCGATACCCAGAAGCACCATCAATAGCGGCTCAATAATTGATGGCAAATTTTCCATCGTTTGGCGCACATCTTCTTCGTAGAAAGAGGCTGATTCTTCTAAGATTTCATCAAGTGATCCGGTTTCTTCTCCAACTGCAATCATCTGTAAGACTACGGGAGGAAATAAGTTCATGTATGGTGTTAGAGAATCTTTGATATTAACTCCTTTTTTTATTTTTTCTTTAGCGTCTGATAAAGCATTTTTAAATAGAGCGTTCCCGAGGATTCGGGCAGTAATTTCAAAGGATTGAACAATCGGGATGTCAGTTTTAAGCAGAGAGCTTAGTGTTCGACAAAAGCGCGCTAGGTTAATTTTTTTAATGATGGTGCCGGCGACGGGCATCTTGAGCAATAACTGGTGAAATTTCAACTTTCCTTCTTTAGTTTTTATAATTCGATTAAGTGCAATGATGCCGACTACGGCAGCGATGGCAATAAAAATTCCGTAGGTTACGGCAAATTGACTGCTGGCAATCAGGATTCTGGTTGGCAGTGGCAGGGTAACATTCAATTCCAAAAAGATGCCCGACATTGTCGGAATCACATACACTAAAACCAAAACGCCGATTGCCACCATCATCGCAATAACAATCATTGGATAAATCATTGCCCCCTTAACTTTAGAAATGATCTCGTTGTCTTTTTTCATTTGAATAAAGAGCTGGTTTAATACATCTTCCAGTTTGCCGGACGCCTCGCCGGCTTTAATCATATTAATGAACAGGTCGCCAAAAACATATTGGTACTGTTCAAGACCCTTGGAAAGCAGATTGCCTTTTTCAACTCCTTGCTGAATATCGGCAAGTATTTTTCGAAATGATTTTGAGCTGGTCTGTTCGGCCAGTGTCTTGAGGGCTACTGCCAGTGAAATGCCGGATTTAACCATAACACCAAGCTGCTGAACAAAAAATATTTTGAGCGCCAGCTTCAGTTTTCTGGGTCGGCCAAAGCGGCCAAGAATTTTTTCAAACATTATGTTGGTTTTATTTTTATTTAATCTTTGGTGACGCGCAGTACTTCTTCAATGGTGGTGATGCCCGTTTTGGCTTTAATAAACCCGTCTTCTAGAATACTCATCATGCCATTCTTTTTTGCCGCTTCTTCAATTTCGTTGGCGGTACCACCCCTGGTGATTAAGTTGGATATTTCCGAGTTGACCTCTAAAACTTCGTAGAGCCCGACCCGGCCTTTGTAGCCGGTTTTATCGCATTTTTTACAGCCTTTGCCGCGATAGAATAAAAGGGACTCGCGGCTTTGTTTTTTGGTAAGCAGGTTTTCTTTTTCCAGGGTTGCAAGGACCGAATCAAGGTTAATTTGTTTTTCAAGTTTGGACAGCTCTTCTTTGCTGAGGTTGTAGCTTTCAATACAGTCCTGACAAATTTTTCGCACCAATCGCTGGGCGATGATGACATTAGTAGTGGACGCAACTAAAAAGGCGGCGACTCCCATTTCACTTAAGCGGGGCAGGGAAGTTGGTGCATCGTTGGTGTGCAGAGTGGACAACACCAAGTGGCCGGTGAGCGCAGCATGAATTGCAATTTCGGCAGTTTCGTCGTCGCGGATTTCTCCGACCATGATAATATTTGGGTCTTGCCGTAAGAATGATCGCAGACCGCTGGCAAAAGTGTAGCCGATTTTTGGGTTAACCTGGCTTTGGTTAAGTCCGGGCATGCGGTATTCAATCGGATCTTCAATGGTAGTAATATTTACTTCCGGCCGGTTTAAGATGTTTAAAATCGCATACAGGGTTGTGGTTTTACCCGAGCCGGTTGGTCCGGTAACCAGGATTAAACCGTGGGGTTTTTCAATATTTCGTTTAATCGCTTCAAATGATTTTTTTTGAAACCCTAATTGTTCCAAAGTAATAACGCCGGTGTTTTCATTCAAGGCACGCAGAACGATTTTTTCGCCGTCATAAGTCGGGATAATGGAAACACGAAATGATACCTTATATTCGTTTGTTTGGACTTTAAAGCGGCTGTCTTGGGGCAGGCGATGTTCGTCGAGTTTGAGGTTTGATAAGATTTTGATACGAGCGATAATGCCGGCGTGAACTGATTTTGGTAGCGTCATAACATTTCGTAGAATACCATCAACGCGGTAGCGCACCATTACTTCTTTTTCTGTCGGCTCAATGTGAATATCGGAAGCATTTTCAAAAATGGCGTATTCTAAGAGGGTGTCAACAATTCTGATAACCGGCAGATCGTGCGCCAGTTCCTTGAGTTTAGTATCGCCATTTTCGTCGCCATTATCATTGTCTTTGGTCAATTCCTGGAATTCGGCTTTCAGGCCTTTGTGATAGTTTTTAAGGGCTTCATTGATACCTGATGGCGTAGTGATATGAATTTTTATCTCAGCATCGGTTTTTTTGCTTAGAAATTCAAAAATCTGGAGATCTTCCGGATTTAGGGCAGCGATTTTAAGTTCATGCTCATTGCGGTCAAAAGCAGCGATTTTATGGGTCGAAGCGATTGGTTCTGGTATTAAAAAAAGAATATCTTTGCGGATAGTCTCGTTTTTCAGGTTAATAAAAGGCAAATTGAAATATTGGGCAACAATTTGGTAGAGCTGGTCCTCGTTAAACGCTTTTTGAGACAGGATGTATTCTTCCAGGCTTTGATTTCTTTTTTTTGCTTCTTCAAGATAGAGATCAAGCTCTTTTTTGCCAATAGTTTTTGTCTCTAAAAGAATTTTTTCTAATTTGCCGTCATCAATCATAATTATTTTGTTTTTAGGTTGGTTCAAAGCTATTTTATTATACCATAAAATTAAATTTTAAAAAAGTTGGAAAGTGGACAAAATCGGCAATAATCATTATGATTAAAATATCTTAAAAATAGCAAAAATATGATCTTAGATTTTTTCCAGGAAGCTTCAGAAAAGGCTTTTAAAGACAAATTGATTAAATTCGGGCTGGTTTTTTCATTGTTGGTTAATATACTGTTATGGATTTTTTTGGCCTGGCAGTCACAGAAGCTATCAGCGGTTATTCCGCTTCATTATAATATTTATTACGGTATTGATTTTTTTGGCCCGTGGTATTATCTGTTTTTGTTTCCCGGACTCGGTTTGGGTATCTTGGCGCTGAATTTTTTGCTGGCTTTGATGACATATGCTAACTATAAGATTTTAAGTTATTTTTTGATGGCCAGCCTGGTTGCAATGCAGATTTTTTTGTTTTTATCTTTGGCGGCGGTTTTAACAATTAATATCTAATAAGCGTTGTGGCAAATTTCTATATTACTAAAATTTTCTTTTTGACTACCGTATCGTTTATTTTGACTTTGATTTGGACTCCGGTTTTAACCCATTTTTTGTATAGCTACCGGCTTGGTAAAGGTATTCGCGATGAAGCCGCCGCCCCAATTTTTGCAAAAATGCATAAAAAAAAGGCCGGCACCCCAACGATGGGCGGGATTTTAATCTGGGGCACGACATTGTTTTTGATTTTATTCTTCTCGTTGGCGGGAAAATTTTTTAACGGCGTTTTTGGTCAGCTTAATTTTTTATCGCGGGCAGAAACTCTGTTGCCGCTTGGGGCGTTGGTAGCCTCAGCGGTAGTGGGAATGATTGACGATTTGTTTGATATTTGGCGAATGGGAAAAGATGGCGGCGGATTGCGAATGCGCCATCGGTTTATTATTTACGGCTTAATTGCGGCGATTGGCGCCTGGTGGTTTTATTTTAAACTGGAATGGACAACGTTATACATTCCGTTCATGGGATATTTCGACATCGGCTGGTGGTACATCCCGTTTTTTATTTTTGTCATTATCGCAACAGCTCACTCGGTAAATCTAACAGATGGGCTCGATGGTCTGGCAGGCGGAGTTTTGTTGGTAGCGTTTGGGGCGTACGGCGCCATATCGTTTGCCCAGGGTCGTTATGATTTGGCAACTTTTTGTGGCGTAATTATTGGTGCTCTCTTAGCGTTTTTGTGGTTCAATATCAATCCGGCTCGATTTTTTATGGGCGATACTGGTTCAATGTCGCTTGGTGTTACGCTTGGTATTATCGCCATGCTGACTAATGCGGCATTATTGTTGCCGATCATCGGTTTTATTTTTGTTCTTGAAACTACATCAGTGTTGATTCAAATGGTATCAAAGAAATTTTTTGGCCGTAAGATTTTTATTTCCTCGCCGCTGCATCATCATCTTGAAGCCAAAGGTTGGCCGGAACCAAAAATCGTTATGCGGTTTTGGGTAATCGCTGGTGTCACTGCAATTATCGGACTGATTTTATTTTTAAGCGACAAAAGTTAACATGCCCAGTGCCTTCAAAGATAAAAAAATAACAGTCATGGGTTTGGGGCTTCACGGCGGTGGAGCCGCTGTTGTCAAATGGCTGGCAAATCAGGGCGCTTGTTTGACGGTAACCGACCTAAAAAATAAAAGACAGCTGCAGCCGTCGTTGGATGCCTTGAAGGGGTTAAAGATTAATTATGTTTTGGGTCGCCATCGTGAGCTAGACTTTGTCGGAGCGGATTTGATTATTCAAAACCCGGGAGTGCCGCGCGAATCAAGATATTTAAAAATTGCCAGGAAAAAGGGAATTTTGATTGAAAATGATGCCAGTCTTTTTTTTAAACATTGCCCTGCGCCGATTATTGCGGTGACCGGGACGAGAGGTAAATCAACTACGACGAGCTTGATTTATGAGTTGTTAAAGCAGACATCAAAAAAGGTTTGGCTGGCCGGGTTGCCTCAAAAACCAATGCTTGAAATTTTAGATCGGGTTCATCCCAGTGACATAGTGGTGCTTGAGCTATCTTCTTGGCAATTAGAAATTCTTGGTAGTTTTAAACTCTCGCCGCACGTTAGTGTTGTTACCAATATTTATCCCGATCATTTGAACCGCTACGGTTCTATGGCGGCGTATATTGCTGCTAAAAAAAATATTTTTCTTTGGCAAACCAGTAGAGATAGCACTGTTTTAAATTTTGATAACGCTGAAACAAAAAAACTTGGTCGGGAAGTTTCCGCCAGGCGATTCTGGTTTTCAAAAAAAGTTTTTAAAGAAGAAAATGGCGTTTTTGTTGTCGGACAAAAAATTTACCTACGTCGATTCGGCAAGCAGACTTTTTTGGCGGACGTTTCAGATGTCAATTTGGTCGGCGAGCATAACTTAGAAAATGTTTTGGCAGCGTTGGCGGTAGTAACGATGTTTGGGGTTACTAACCGGGGGATTAAAACGGTATTAAAAAAATTTCAAAATTTGCCGGGCCGATTGCAAATGGTTTTTCGTAAGGGGGGAGTAGAATATATTAACGACACAACTGCTACCACTCCGGACGGCACGATTGCTGCACTGAGGGCTTTGAGAAGTAAAAACTTGGTCGGCAAAAGAATTGTTTTGATTGCTGGCGGTGCTGGCAAAAATATTCCTACCATTAAATATCGCCAACTGGCAAAGGAAATTAAAAACAGTTGTCGGGCGGTTGTGCTATTTGCCGGCGAAGGTGGCGAAAAAATCGGCCGCACACTTCGGGCAGAAAAATTCCAGCCGGTGGCGTATGATGTTTGCACCATGAGTGAAGCAATTGGTTTAGCCAACAGCTTTGCCAAGCCGGGAGATACGGTAGCGTTGTCTCCGGCGTCGGCAAGTTTTGGCATGTTTATTAATGAGTTTGACCGCGGTGATCAGTTTGTGGCCCTGGTAAAAAAATTATGAGACGGTTTCATCTTGCAAACAAAAAGAAAAAAAGTAATTTATTATCCAGAGTTTTACCTGATCAAAAAAGGTTTGGTAAAACGCCGGATTATTTTTTGGCCGGATTATTTTTTGTCATTATTCTTTTTGGTCTGTTAATGCTTTCGTCAGCCAGCAGTGTGTCGTCGTTTCGTGAATACAATGATGTTTACTTCTTTTTAAAGCGGCAGATTATCAGAGGATTTTTGCCAGGTTTGGCATTATTTGTCTTTTTCACGGTTGTTAATTATCGAACTTGGGAAAAATTTACGGTGCCAATTTTTGGCTTAGCGTTGCTGCTGTTGGTGATGGTTTTAATCCCTGGCATTGGTGCTACGTATAATCAGTCGCAAAGCTGGATTAGTATTGGTGGTTTGTCGTTTCAGCCGTCAGAGGTTGTTAAATTGCTTTTAATTTTAAGTTTAGCCGGCTGGTTTTCCTACCGCGGTGAAGCAATGACTGGCGACTTTTGGAATGGTTTTTTGCCATTTTTGGTTATCTTGGGACTGGTTGGTGGGTTGGTGGCGTTGTCGGACCTTGGAACAGCAATTGTCATTGTTGCGATTGCTGTCGTGATTTATTTTGTTGCCGGTGCGCGAATTAGGCACGTTATTAGTTTAGTAGTGCTGGGTTTTGGGGCTGCAGCGGTGTTGATCGCTAAAGCACCATATCGCGCCGAACGTTTGATGACTTTTTTAAATCCGGAGCTTGATCCGCTGGGGTTTGGGTATCATATCAATCAGGCTTTTTTGGCGATTGGTTCTGGTGGTCTGTTCGGGCTGGGGTTTGGGCAGTCGCGCCAAAAATTCGCATATCTGCCAGAAGTGATGGGAGATTCAATTTTTGCTATCATTGCTGAAGAGCTGGGTTTTATTTTTGCCGCGAGTCTGATTGTCTTGTTTTTACTGCTGGCTTGGCGCGGATTGAAGCTGGCAAAAAAGGTTGAGGATGACTATGCGAG includes these proteins:
- a CDS encoding prepilin-type N-terminal cleavage/methylation domain-containing protein; this encodes MDRKIPTKRSGLTLIELTVAITIALLILLIVSSTFILNQRVFRKSNLKSELVQNARITLDLMSREIRQAKELVTILPTDDSDPLTVPHEIQFEDGHTTSQIQYIRYFLDSDDLKKQIIVYYFDTDPSTYVYWDDVDAFGAPDQSVLEEKIIGENFSSMNFFGGDNITIELFLEKQTEAIEIDTVINPRNI
- a CDS encoding type II transport protein, with the protein product MKKGFTLIEFSITIVVVSLITLVTIPVFINYQKNTKLRSEARVLATNLRLTQQLAITEQVLYDLTLYPTSNEYKIINSETNEVIKTVDIAAEVTINQINNLTANTVTFNPTGGAAQTGNIVLINTKNETSTVEIKPSGYVEIIEQ
- a CDS encoding type II secretion system F family protein; protein product: MFEKILGRFGRPRKLKLALKIFFVQQLGVMVKSGISLAVALKTLAEQTSSKSFRKILADIQQGVEKGNLLSKGLEQYQYVFGDLFINMIKAGEASGKLEDVLNQLFIQMKKDNEIISKVKGAMIYPMIVIAMMVAIGVLVLVYVIPTMSGIFLELNVTLPLPTRILIASSQFAVTYGIFIAIAAVVGIIALNRIIKTKEGKLKFHQLLLKMPVAGTIIKKINLARFCRTLSSLLKTDIPIVQSFEITARILGNALFKNALSDAKEKIKKGVNIKDSLTPYMNLFPPVVLQMIAVGEETGSLDEILEESASFYEEDVRQTMENLPSIIEPLLMVLLGIGVGGMAVAIIMPMYSLSQAI
- the tadA gene encoding Flp pilus assembly complex ATPase component TadA translates to MIDDGKLEKILLETKTIGKKELDLYLEEAKKRNQSLEEYILSQKAFNEDQLYQIVAQYFNLPFINLKNETIRKDILFLIPEPIASTHKIAAFDRNEHELKIAALNPEDLQIFEFLSKKTDAEIKIHITTPSGINEALKNYHKGLKAEFQELTKDNDNGDENGDTKLKELAHDLPVIRIVDTLLEYAIFENASDIHIEPTEKEVMVRYRVDGILRNVMTLPKSVHAGIIARIKILSNLKLDEHRLPQDSRFKVQTNEYKVSFRVSIIPTYDGEKIVLRALNENTGVITLEQLGFQKKSFEAIKRNIEKPHGLILVTGPTGSGKTTTLYAILNILNRPEVNITTIEDPIEYRMPGLNQSQVNPKIGYTFASGLRSFLRQDPNIIMVGEIRDDETAEIAIHAALTGHLVLSTLHTNDAPTSLPRLSEMGVAAFLVASTTNVIIAQRLVRKICQDCIESYNLSKEELSKLEKQINLDSVLATLEKENLLTKKQSRESLLFYRGKGCKKCDKTGYKGRVGLYEVLEVNSEISNLITRGGTANEIEEAAKKNGMMSILEDGFIKAKTGITTIEEVLRVTKD
- the mraY gene encoding phospho-N-acetylmuramoyl-pentapeptide-transferase; translated protein: MANFYITKIFFLTTVSFILTLIWTPVLTHFLYSYRLGKGIRDEAAAPIFAKMHKKKAGTPTMGGILIWGTTLFLILFFSLAGKFFNGVFGQLNFLSRAETLLPLGALVASAVVGMIDDLFDIWRMGKDGGGLRMRHRFIIYGLIAAIGAWWFYFKLEWTTLYIPFMGYFDIGWWYIPFFIFVIIATAHSVNLTDGLDGLAGGVLLVAFGAYGAISFAQGRYDLATFCGVIIGALLAFLWFNINPARFFMGDTGSMSLGVTLGIIAMLTNAALLLPIIGFIFVLETTSVLIQMVSKKFFGRKIFISSPLHHHLEAKGWPEPKIVMRFWVIAGVTAIIGLILFLSDKS
- the murD gene encoding UDP-N-acetylmuramoyl-L-alanine--D-glutamate ligase produces the protein MPSAFKDKKITVMGLGLHGGGAAVVKWLANQGACLTVTDLKNKRQLQPSLDALKGLKINYVLGRHRELDFVGADLIIQNPGVPRESRYLKIARKKGILIENDASLFFKHCPAPIIAVTGTRGKSTTTSLIYELLKQTSKKVWLAGLPQKPMLEILDRVHPSDIVVLELSSWQLEILGSFKLSPHVSVVTNIYPDHLNRYGSMAAYIAAKKNIFLWQTSRDSTVLNFDNAETKKLGREVSARRFWFSKKVFKEENGVFVVGQKIYLRRFGKQTFLADVSDVNLVGEHNLENVLAALAVVTMFGVTNRGIKTVLKKFQNLPGRLQMVFRKGGVEYINDTTATTPDGTIAALRALRSKNLVGKRIVLIAGGAGKNIPTIKYRQLAKEIKNSCRAVVLFAGEGGEKIGRTLRAEKFQPVAYDVCTMSEAIGLANSFAKPGDTVALSPASASFGMFINEFDRGDQFVALVKKL
- the ftsW gene encoding putative lipid II flippase FtsW, yielding MRRFHLANKKKKSNLLSRVLPDQKRFGKTPDYFLAGLFFVIILFGLLMLSSASSVSSFREYNDVYFFLKRQIIRGFLPGLALFVFFTVVNYRTWEKFTVPIFGLALLLLVMVLIPGIGATYNQSQSWISIGGLSFQPSEVVKLLLILSLAGWFSYRGEAMTGDFWNGFLPFLVILGLVGGLVALSDLGTAIVIVAIAVVIYFVAGARIRHVISLVVLGFGAAAVLIAKAPYRAERLMTFLNPELDPLGFGYHINQAFLAIGSGGLFGLGFGQSRQKFAYLPEVMGDSIFAIIAEELGFIFAASLIVLFLLLAWRGLKLAKKVEDDYARYIVVGIIGWFTWQAFFNIAAMIGLMPLTGIPLPFISYGGTALASAMAAAGILINISRQS